In Paraburkholderia flava, one genomic interval encodes:
- a CDS encoding DUF4863 family protein, whose product MEHSKISSSKDELIARCLPFLAEVKDMTTGAEVEQWLNTKYGTDSEFYREVAHLIRVGVEEEGWAANVEVEGRRYRRARLVDPSEATFGFSITTVYMDSVGNTQANPEDSFRGDYHAHPYGEFNMVIPLNEGAALAGPNGWCYGGWTTPAPGSHHYPEVKGGAVIALFFLPAGRISYAVKAPDAK is encoded by the coding sequence CCTTTCTTGCCGAGGTCAAAGACATGACGACCGGCGCCGAAGTCGAGCAATGGCTCAACACGAAGTACGGCACGGACAGCGAGTTCTATCGAGAAGTAGCCCACTTGATCCGTGTCGGCGTCGAAGAGGAAGGGTGGGCTGCCAACGTCGAGGTCGAGGGCCGGAGATATCGTCGCGCCCGGTTGGTCGATCCTTCGGAGGCGACCTTCGGATTCAGCATCACGACGGTCTACATGGATAGCGTCGGGAATACTCAGGCTAATCCGGAGGACAGTTTCCGTGGCGATTATCACGCTCACCCGTATGGCGAATTCAACATGGTGATACCGCTTAACGAAGGCGCGGCACTCGCGGGTCCGAACGGCTGGTGTTATGGCGGTTGGACCACGCCGGCGCCTGGAAGCCATCATTATCCGGAGGTCAAAGGTGGGGCGGTGATTGCGCTGTTCTTTTTGCCGGCAGGGCGTATTTCGTATGCGGTGAAGGCGCCTGATGCGAAGTAG